One segment of Tenrec ecaudatus isolate mTenEca1 chromosome 1, mTenEca1.hap1, whole genome shotgun sequence DNA contains the following:
- the LOC142449032 gene encoding olfactory receptor 7A17-like, which produces MEPENQTGIPQFILLGLSEEAELQPLLFGLFLSMYLVTCTGNLLIILAITTDSHLHTPMYFFLSNLSFADICFTSTTVPKMLMNIQMQNKVIPYEDCITQMFFFMLFAALDNFLLTVMAYDRFVAICHPLHYTVIMNPRFCGLLLLACCVLSFLHSLLNSLLVLRLSFCTELNIPHFFCELNQVIHLACSDTFLNDLVMYSVSGSLGVIPFSGILFSYMKIVSSILKVSSAGGKYKAFSTCGSHLSVVFLFYGTALGVYLSSAAIENSRATAVASVMYTVATPMLNPFIYSLRNKDIKQSLRKLFNGGTSCITETHT; this is translated from the coding sequence ATGGAGCCAGAAAACCAAACTGGTATTCCACAATTCATCCTTCTGGGGCTTTCTGAAGAGGCTGAGCTTCAGCCCCTCCTCTTTGGACTGTTCCTCTCCATGTACCTGGTCACCTGcactgggaacctgctcatcatcctggccatcaccacagactcccacctccacacacccatgtacttcttcctctccaacctgTCCTTTGCTGACATCTGTTTCACCTCCACCACTGTCCCAAAGATGTTGATGAACATCCAGATGCAGAACAAAGTAATTCCATATGAAGACTGCATCACACAGATGTTTTTTTTCATGCTTTTTGCGGCCTTAGACAACTTCCTATTGAcagtgatggcctatgaccggTTTGTGGCCATCTGTCACCCTCTGCACTACACGGTCATTATGAACCCAAGATTCTGTGGTCTCCTGCTTCTGGCCTGCTGTGTATTGTCATTTCTGCACTCTCTATTAAATAGTTTATTGGTTTTGCGACTGTCTTTTTGTACAGAACTGAATATCCcccattttttctgtgaacttaatCAGGTAATCCATCTTGCTTGCTCTGACACATTCCTCAATGACTTAGTCATGTATTCAGTAAGTGGGTCTCTGGGTGTTATTCCATTCAGTGGGATCCTTTTCTCTTACATGAAGATTGTGTCCTCCATTTTGAAAGTTTCATCAGCTGGGGGCaaatataaagccttttccacctgtgggtCTCACCTTTCTGTGGTCTTCTTGTTCTATGGTACAGCTTTAGGTGTTTATCTCAGTTCTGCTGctattgaaaactccagggccactGCAGTAGCCTCAGTGATGTACACTGTAGCCACACCCATGCTGAATCCTTTTATCTACAGTCTGAGGAATAAAGACATAAAGCAATCCCTGAGAAAACTTTTCAACGGAGGAACATCCTGTATAACTGAAACTCATACTTAA